The bacterium genomic interval ACTATGATTCCAATTCATCGGATGCTCGTCTTTGCCGGTTGGTTGCAGGGGCTTCTCTCTTTATGCCTGGGAGGATTGGTCATATCAGCCATCTACGGCAAGACATTGGAAGAAAAATAGTCATAAACCAGATAACACAGATTTTAAAGAAAAATCACTAATGCACGAAGAAGTAATTATATCTCCACGGGACACAAAGAGCAATGAAAATTTATCACACAAAGACATAGTGAAGAAAGGGAAAATATTTTATAAATTTCCTCTGTGAACTCTGTGGCTCTGTGTGAGGTATTTTTCAGAAGAAAGGTAGTTTCACGCAAAGGCGCAAAGGACACAAAGAAAAATAAAGGAAAGAATTACCCTGGAGACCTTTGCGAGGAAAAAGGGAATATTTGAACAAATAAGAGTAAAATGACTAATCAATTTTCAACATACTTGTTAGATGAGATACTTTTGAAAGAAAAAATAAAAAAGGAGAATTTGCGTCGCCAACTAATCGAGAAGGTGCTATCTACTCTAACAAAACTTTCTGATAAGGTTAGTTTTAAAGAGGCGTATCTGTTTGGTTCTATTGTCAATCCAGACAGTTTTTCTGAAGAATCTGATGTGGATATTGGCTTTGTTGATTTAAGTGACCGGGATTTCTTTAAAACTATGGCATTTATTTCAAGAGAAATTGGAATAGATGTTGATGTCGTTCAGTTAGAAGGTCATCGTTTGGAAGAGAAGATAAAAGATAAAGGTATAAGATGGATAAAGAAGGTTTAGTTGTTCTAAAAGCTACAGTATCAAGGCAAATTGAGGAGATTGAAAAACTCTACTTTAGGATTGAGGACCGAAAACAAAAAAGAGGTAAATCAGGAATAGAAAGTCTTGCTTATCAATTACATAACCTCTATTGTGCCTTTGAAGACCTTTTTAAGATTGTGGCTGATACTTTTGATAATCATATTCAGAACAAAACCCATTACCATATAGAATTACTAAAACGGATGACGATAACCATTGAAGGTATCAGACCAGCACTAATTTCTCAAGAAAATTATGAGTTATTGGATAATCTCAGAGCGTTTAGACATCTTTTTCGGCATGCTTATTCTTATGAATTGGATGAAAGAAAAATAAAGATAGTTTTAGCCGACGCCATAAAATTAAAAAAACGCTATCAGGATGACATAAACATCTTTTTGAAAAGTATTGAGGGGAAACGGTCATCCCCCGTTGGGTCACATAGGACGGACGATGAAAATTAATGGGACACAGATGAACACAGATAACTAAACTTTTGCGTTTTTTGCTAACACTTTGTATTTCAATGTCTTGTGTAAATAAGGGGAAACGGGAAAGGGGGGAAAAGGAAAAAGAAGTATTTTTCTCTAAGTATAAGAAATATAGTTAGTTAT includes:
- a CDS encoding nucleotidyltransferase domain-containing protein, whose translation is MTNQFSTYLLDEILLKEKIKKENLRRQLIEKVLSTLTKLSDKVSFKEAYLFGSIVNPDSFSEESDVDIGFVDLSDRDFFKTMAFISREIGIDVDVVQLEGHRLEEKIKDKGIRWIKKV